From the genome of Mya arenaria isolate MELC-2E11 chromosome 5, ASM2691426v1:
CATTTCTCAAGATTTAGCAAAGTCCTATTGCCCTCTAATTTGATACGGTAAGCCATACACGACAAAttaaatagttaaacaaaaaagaCGTGCATTCGCTTCCAAATTTGAGTTGTTTGGGTACTTAATAagtataaatacttttatgacCTCAATCCCTTATCTTCACTGGGTAAATGCAGCTAGGACGGAGTGTTAATATGGCGAATGGTTCACTGAAACCTTTACTAATATCACTATGCACTCCTTCAAGCTTCTACATCATTTTGAAGATCCCCAGACAGCTCATCCGGAGGTCTTAGCTCAACTTGGAAGTTGTGTCTTTTCCCTTCTGCAGTAAGCTTCTTTTTGTATACCTGAAAACATGCGGCAAGAGCTAGCGCCATCTTCCTTGCATTCTGACTTTGGTCTGCAATAAATGCGTGACACTCTGTTTTCTTCTTGTTATAACCCATCTCGTTGACAACAATGAATGTAAACACGCGCCAGTATTTCATATCCTGGACACCGTacgaaataaaatcaatgggATGAAGACCATAATGCACCGCATCACGGACCTTGTTTGAAGGATGCTCTCTTACGTCAATCCCTTTCGGTGAGAACACCAAATAACACAGGGGTAGCTCCACCCTGTCCATAGACACAAGATCGTCCTTGACCTTAGCAATTAAGTCATCCACTGGTTCTCGAACATGTTCTAAACCGAACACTCCCTTTGTTTCACGGTGTCCTATATATTTTGCCACAAAACATACTGGTAAGCGGTCTACTTTTACTCCTCGGAATTTTGACAAGTTCGTTTCTTTGTGGCCACCAGATTTCTTTTCAAACTTTGTTAATCGTTTCAGTCTATCAAACAAAGAC
Proteins encoded in this window:
- the LOC128235352 gene encoding uncharacterized protein LOC128235352, which encodes MSSGENEAAADNMSSASGSHTSEDVHITEDSIYKPEPDDAFQEAIDKLDDLNLEPDTSLPDYEDNENGSVGEHSVDSKEEKTDDKGDVIASGVNKKAEKGQQTKDESKPKKKGSLFDRLKRLTKFEKKSGGHKETNLSKFRGVKVDRLPVCFVAKYIGHRETKGVFGLEHVREPVDDLIAKVKDDLVSMDRVELPLCYLVFSPKGIDVREHPSNKVRDAVHYGLHPIDFISYGVQDMKYWRVFTFIVVNEMGYNKKKTECHAFIADQSQNARKMALALAACFQVYKKKLTAEGKRHNFQVELRPPDELSGDLQNDVEA